The following proteins come from a genomic window of Nocardiopsis sp. YSL2:
- a CDS encoding sugar isomerase: MTAESLSDDLSGMPAALTALSRRFPRWDPFAALPALLEDEPASVRLLGLGPARHLCETAAARLRRAGVGASADFSSSAEEPPAGPETLVVGVCLGSGQRELCTVLDRYVARSPVILLAPDPDAVVARYADLLVPLHAGEEASGLGCRAYQHAMALVLLLGHRLGAPASGGAQNLPGLLLRAANATGSLLESAPEWVPEAARILDSPHGVHMVAPSERLASAWQGAQTVRRGPVRVAHVCETGEWSHTDRYLAAVTDYRALLFAGSAYDVRFAEHLGQLRGAFVAVGPTPGHERVPGAELTVRYPGDGDADVSLLVEPLVAELLAAHWWHAAPR; this comes from the coding sequence TTGACCGCCGAGTCCCTGTCCGACGACCTCTCCGGCATGCCCGCGGCGCTGACCGCCCTGTCCCGGCGCTTCCCGCGCTGGGACCCGTTCGCGGCGCTGCCCGCCCTGCTGGAGGACGAGCCCGCGTCCGTGCGCCTGCTCGGCCTGGGGCCGGCCCGTCACCTGTGCGAGACGGCCGCGGCCCGGCTGCGCCGCGCGGGAGTGGGCGCCAGCGCCGATTTCTCCTCCTCCGCGGAGGAGCCTCCGGCCGGCCCGGAGACGCTGGTGGTGGGGGTGTGCCTGGGCAGCGGCCAACGCGAGCTGTGCACGGTGCTGGACCGGTACGTGGCGCGGTCGCCGGTGATCCTGCTGGCGCCCGACCCGGACGCCGTGGTCGCGCGCTACGCGGACCTGCTGGTGCCGCTGCACGCCGGGGAGGAGGCCAGCGGGCTGGGCTGCCGCGCCTACCAGCACGCGATGGCCCTGGTGCTGCTGTTGGGGCACCGGTTGGGCGCCCCGGCGTCCGGCGGCGCGCAGAACCTGCCGGGGCTGCTGCTGCGCGCGGCCAACGCGACGGGGTCGCTGTTGGAGAGCGCGCCCGAGTGGGTGCCCGAGGCGGCCCGGATCCTGGACTCTCCGCACGGGGTGCACATGGTGGCCCCGTCCGAGCGGTTGGCGTCGGCGTGGCAGGGAGCGCAGACCGTACGGCGGGGGCCGGTACGGGTGGCGCACGTGTGCGAGACCGGTGAGTGGTCGCACACCGACCGGTATCTGGCGGCCGTGACGGACTACCGCGCGCTGCTGTTCGCCGGGTCGGCCTACGACGTGCGCTTCGCCGAGCACCTGGGGCAGCTGCGGGGCGCGTTCGTGGCGGTGGGCCCCACCCCCGGGCACGAACGCGTGCCGGGGGCGGAGCTGACGGTGCGCTATCCGGGCGACGGGGACGCGGACGTGAGCCTGCTGGTCGAGCCACTGGTGGCCGAGCTTCTGGCCGCCCACTGGTGGCACGCCGCGCCCCGCTGA
- the hisI gene encoding phosphoribosyl-AMP cyclohydrolase, whose amino-acid sequence MSLTSLDPGIAARLKRNPDGLVPAIVQQHDSGEVLMLAWMDDEALHRTLTTGAATYWSRSRGEYWVKGATSGHTQRVVSVALDCDGDTLLVRVDQRGAACHTGDHTCFDAGRLL is encoded by the coding sequence ATGAGCCTCACCAGCCTCGACCCGGGCATCGCCGCACGGCTGAAACGGAACCCCGACGGACTCGTCCCCGCCATCGTGCAACAGCACGACAGCGGCGAGGTCCTGATGCTCGCGTGGATGGACGACGAGGCCCTGCACCGCACCCTGACCACCGGCGCGGCCACGTACTGGTCGCGCAGCCGCGGTGAGTACTGGGTCAAGGGGGCCACCTCCGGACACACCCAACGTGTGGTGTCGGTCGCACTCGACTGCGACGGCGACACGCTGCTGGTCCGCGTCGACCAGCGCGGAGCCGCCTGCCACACCGGCGACCACACGTGCTTCGACGCGGGACGGCTGCTGTGA
- a CDS encoding Trp biosynthesis-associated membrane protein: MVAGAALLLAAAGRHWVTGELEVPGPVAPSPVDLTGADLTGTPTGVGWAGLAAIAGLYAARGWVRRAVGLLTAAGGALVLASVWTVTRPGALADAVAAQAAAADGAVQSAADPDLGTLGPAMAAAGAVALLLSGLFAAVRAPAWPGMGTRYDRDAAPRQHQAETPSDLWRSLDAGDDPTLDAPGRTDGRADGADRDASEGGAATAAPARRPAEPKENS; this comes from the coding sequence ATGGTCGCCGGGGCGGCGCTGCTGCTGGCCGCGGCCGGACGCCACTGGGTCACCGGTGAGCTGGAGGTGCCCGGCCCCGTCGCACCCTCGCCGGTCGACCTCACCGGCGCCGACCTGACCGGCACGCCCACCGGCGTCGGCTGGGCCGGACTGGCCGCGATCGCGGGCCTGTACGCCGCCCGCGGCTGGGTCCGCCGCGCCGTCGGACTGCTCACCGCGGCGGGCGGCGCGCTCGTCCTGGCCTCGGTGTGGACCGTCACGCGGCCCGGCGCGCTCGCCGACGCCGTCGCCGCGCAGGCCGCCGCGGCCGACGGGGCCGTCCAGTCCGCCGCCGACCCGGACCTGGGCACGCTCGGCCCCGCCATGGCCGCGGCGGGCGCCGTGGCACTGCTCCTGAGCGGCCTGTTCGCGGCGGTACGCGCCCCCGCGTGGCCGGGAATGGGCACCAGGTACGATCGGGACGCCGCACCGCGACAGCACCAGGCGGAGACACCCTCCGACCTGTGGAGATCCCTGGACGCCGGTGACGACCCCACACTCGACGCCCCCGGGCGCACCGACGGACGCGCCGACGGCGCGGACCGCGACGCGTCCGAGGGCGGCGCCGCTACCGCTGCGCCGGCACGACGGCCGGCCGAACCGAAGGAGAACAGCTGA
- a CDS encoding HGxxPAAW family protein has protein sequence MADEHHEDHGNTPSAWFLTVSWLAVWTVGGAAIIMGGDFLLWTALTLGASVIFAVIAGVMKKAGLGRKEPRPVPPTREEWESGRESATTGHA, from the coding sequence ATGGCCGACGAACACCACGAAGACCACGGCAACACCCCGTCCGCCTGGTTCCTCACCGTGTCCTGGCTGGCCGTGTGGACCGTCGGCGGCGCGGCCATCATCATGGGCGGCGACTTCCTGCTGTGGACCGCCCTCACCCTCGGCGCCAGTGTGATCTTCGCGGTGATCGCCGGGGTCATGAAGAAGGCCGGCCTGGGCCGCAAGGAGCCGCGTCCGGTGCCGCCCACGCGTGAGGAGTGGGAGTCGGGCCGCGAGTCCGCCACGACGGGCCACGCCTGA
- a CDS encoding CD225/dispanin family protein produces the protein MSYGPPPPGNPGPPQGGGYGGPPSGGYGAPMGGGTPPDNGLTWAIVAIFCCWPFAIPAIINATKVNDLWNRGDQQGAMEAQAQAKKFTKIAFIVGGIWVGLWVLYVIIMMIVGIGAASSGY, from the coding sequence ATGAGCTATGGTCCCCCGCCCCCCGGCAACCCCGGCCCGCCTCAAGGCGGCGGCTACGGTGGCCCGCCCTCCGGCGGCTACGGCGCCCCCATGGGCGGCGGAACCCCGCCCGACAACGGTCTGACCTGGGCCATCGTCGCCATCTTCTGCTGCTGGCCCTTCGCCATCCCGGCCATCATCAACGCCACCAAGGTCAACGACCTGTGGAACCGGGGCGACCAGCAGGGCGCGATGGAGGCCCAGGCCCAGGCCAAGAAGTTCACCAAGATCGCCTTCATCGTGGGCGGTATCTGGGTCGGCCTGTGGGTCCTGTACGTGATCATCATGATGATCGTGGGCATCGGCGCTGCCTCGTCCGGCTACTAG
- a CDS encoding DUF2752 domain-containing protein: MHPPQSEQSDTARDETAAAPPRPGRIERLVAAVPPYVWPAGLGVTGLLGATLLHFVDPNQPGIYPTCPWLLITGTFCPGCGTMRAIALTTQLDITAAISMNPLLFLLLPYILWAYVRWFSWTIRPPRTPPKLTPGWFLWGMFTVITAHWVLRNLPWFSFLAPEVPLFPGW, from the coding sequence GTGCACCCACCCCAAAGCGAGCAGTCCGACACCGCGCGGGACGAGACCGCCGCCGCGCCCCCGCGCCCCGGCCGCATCGAACGCCTCGTGGCCGCGGTCCCCCCGTACGTGTGGCCCGCGGGCCTGGGAGTGACCGGCCTGCTCGGTGCCACCCTCCTGCACTTCGTGGACCCCAACCAGCCGGGCATCTACCCCACCTGCCCGTGGCTGCTGATCACCGGGACCTTCTGCCCGGGCTGCGGCACCATGCGCGCCATCGCGCTCACCACGCAGCTCGACATCACGGCCGCCATCAGCATGAACCCGCTGCTGTTCCTGCTGCTGCCCTACATCCTGTGGGCCTACGTGCGCTGGTTCTCCTGGACGATCCGACCGCCCAGGACGCCGCCCAAGCTCACGCCCGGCTGGTTCCTCTGGGGCATGTTCACCGTCATCACCGCGCACTGGGTGCTGCGCAACCTGCCGTGGTTCTCCTTCCTCGCGCCCGAGGTGCCGCTGTTCCCCGGGTGGTGA
- a CDS encoding CD225/dispanin family protein, whose protein sequence is MSYGHQGPTGGYGTGGYGPPPGGYGQGPGYGQVPPAGGPPKNYMVHNILGILSCTVIGIIGLIFSLQVNSKWEMGDYVGAESSAKTAKILGIISLVSFILMIVLVVVYILFFVVLFGVVATTPTTTY, encoded by the coding sequence ATGAGCTACGGACACCAGGGCCCCACCGGTGGCTACGGCACGGGCGGCTACGGGCCGCCCCCCGGCGGCTACGGCCAGGGCCCCGGCTACGGGCAGGTTCCGCCCGCCGGCGGCCCGCCGAAGAACTACATGGTGCACAACATCCTGGGCATCCTCAGTTGCACCGTGATCGGCATCATCGGGCTGATCTTCTCCCTCCAGGTCAACAGCAAGTGGGAGATGGGCGACTACGTGGGCGCCGAGTCCTCGGCCAAGACCGCCAAGATCCTGGGGATCATCAGCCTCGTCTCGTTCATCCTGATGATCGTCCTCGTCGTGGTCTACATCCTGTTCTTCGTGGTGCTGTTCGGGGTCGTCGCCACCACCCCCACCACCACCTACTGA
- the trpC gene encoding indole-3-glycerol phosphate synthase TrpC, which yields MSVLDEILDGVRTDLAARESELPLERLKALAESVPTPKDAEAALRRPGVHVIAEVKRASPSKGPLASIGDPAALARDYEAGGASWISVLTEQRRFQGSLADLEAVHKAVDTPLLRKDFVVSSYQLWEARVFGASAILLIVAALPQEALVSLVERARSLGLTPLVEVHDEDEVDRALDAGATVVGVNARNLKTLEVDRDTFARLAPRIPADCVKIAESGIRGPHDLLAYAGAGAGAVLVGESLVRGRNPREAVADLVTAGAHPALRDRN from the coding sequence GTGAGCGTGCTCGACGAGATCCTCGACGGGGTACGCACCGACCTGGCGGCGCGGGAGTCCGAACTCCCGCTGGAGCGCCTCAAGGCCCTGGCCGAGTCGGTGCCCACCCCCAAGGACGCCGAAGCCGCGCTGCGCCGCCCCGGTGTCCACGTGATCGCCGAGGTCAAGCGCGCCAGCCCCTCCAAGGGTCCGCTGGCCTCGATCGGTGACCCTGCCGCCCTCGCCCGCGACTACGAGGCCGGCGGAGCGAGCTGGATCAGCGTCCTGACCGAACAGCGACGCTTCCAGGGCAGCCTCGCCGACCTCGAAGCGGTCCACAAGGCGGTCGACACGCCGTTGCTGCGCAAGGACTTCGTGGTCAGCTCCTACCAGCTGTGGGAGGCCCGCGTCTTCGGAGCCTCCGCGATCCTGCTCATCGTCGCGGCCCTGCCCCAGGAGGCGCTGGTCTCCCTGGTGGAGCGCGCCCGTTCCCTCGGCCTGACCCCGCTCGTGGAGGTCCACGACGAGGACGAGGTCGACCGCGCGCTGGACGCCGGCGCGACCGTCGTGGGCGTCAACGCCCGCAACCTCAAGACGCTGGAGGTCGACCGGGACACCTTCGCCCGGCTCGCCCCCCGCATCCCCGCCGACTGTGTCAAGATCGCAGAGTCGGGGATCCGCGGCCCGCACGACCTGCTGGCCTACGCCGGCGCCGGAGCCGGCGCCGTCCTCGTCGGGGAGAGCCTGGTCCGCGGACGGAACCCGCGCGAGGCCGTGGCCGATCTGGTGACCGCGGGCGCCCACCCCGCGCTGCGCGACAGGAACTGA